The Novibacillus thermophilus genome segment ACGGGAACACACAGGCCCTGTCGGATATTGTGCTCGATGTGCCGGAACGTTCGGTGACGGCTTTGATCGGGCCGTCTGGGTGCGGAAAGTCGACATTTTTGCGGACGTTGAACCGCATGAACGATTTAATCGACGGCGTCACAATTGAGGGAGAGGTCCGCATCGGCGGCGTCGACATTTACAAAGATGACGTCGATGTCGACATGCTGCGCAAGAGCGTCGGTATGGTGTTCCAGGCACCGAACCCGTTTCCGAAAAGCATTTTTGGCAACATTGCCTACGGCCCGCGCATCCACGGTATCCGCCAAAAGCGGGAGTTGGAACACATTGTGGAAAAATCGCTGCGTGACGTCGGTTTGTGGGAGGAAGTGAAAGATCGCCTGGATGACAGTGCAACCGGCCTTTCCGGCGGGCAGCAGCAGCGCCTCTGCATCGCCCGTTCCCTTGCCGTCAACCCCGAT includes the following:
- the pstB gene encoding phosphate ABC transporter ATP-binding protein PstB; its protein translation is MDQRNTMVRVRHLNLYYGNTQALSDIVLDVPERSVTALIGPSGCGKSTFLRTLNRMNDLIDGVTIEGEVRIGGVDIYKDDVDVDMLRKSVGMVFQAPNPFPKSIFGNIAYGPRIHGIRQKRELEHIVEKSLRDVGLWEEVKDRLDDSATGLSGGQQQRLCIARSLAVNPDVLLMDEPTSALDPISTAKIEELVQQLKEQYTIIIVTHNMQQAARISDRTAFFLNGELIEYNDTATLFSNPDNPRTEDYISGRFG